The Methylococcus sp. Mc7 genomic sequence TGGCCATACCCCGTAATCCTTGGCGATTTCGGCCAGCTTTCGGAACCGGCCGGCTTCGTCCAGGGTGTCGGGAAAGTCGGCTTTGTGAATCCCGTCGGTGACGAAAGCGGTCGCCAGTCCAAATCTGGCGCCGCCCACCACATCGTGAAAGAAGGAATCTCCGACGGCAACGACCCGGCTCGATTCGAAGTCAGGCAATACCTTGCGACAGTGTTCGTAAATCATCGGATAGGGTTTACCGATATAGTGGACCTGCCCGCCCATTCGCTCGAAGCGACGCGCCACCTCGCCCGCGCTGAACACCAGCCCTTTGGGCGATAGACGAACCCAGTCCGGGTTGGCGCAAACGAGGGGGATCCGGTGCGCGCCGGCATAGTCCAGGATTTGCTGGTAGAACTCCATCGGATGGTCGTCGCCGACACCGGCAAGGAGTATGAAATCCGCCGAGACGACAGTCTCTGCCAGCTCGATGTCCAGTCCCTGGACGAGAGAGCTTTCGCCATAGCTACTCAAGAGCAGGCAGCGGCGGCCCATGGAAGGCAAAAAAGGGTATGTTCGCGACGACAGGCTTTCCCGGGCGATTTCTCCGGAAGTGACCAACAAGGTGTAACAGTTTTCCGTGATGCCCATCGACGCTAGCTGCAAGGCATTGGTTTCCGCTCGCTTGCCCGAATTGCTGAGAACCACCAGACGTTTCCCCAGCGAGAGCAACTGCAGAAGGCATTCGACGACGCCGGGGTAGGCCGTCTGGCCGTCGTGCAGGACGCCCCATTGGTCGACGAGAAACAGGTCATAGTCCTCGGCGAAAGAGCGAAGCCCAGGGCTAAAAGCGCATCTTGGTCGAGTGCTTTCGGCAAAACCTGTCTTCTGAGGGGCGGGCCTAGGAGACTCTGCCTTAAGCATTGGCGGTCGGTTTTTCAAGTCGTGGTTGGCCACTTTTAGGGTGACTCGTCAGCGTTGTAACTATTAGCCTGGTAGCTAATACCGTACGAAAGGCCCTTTGTAGATCAGAGAGTTAGAGCCGCTATTGGCACAATATAATGCTGCTGGGTTAACAATTTGTTCCGCCGATTCCGGATTCCCGCCGCCGGCGGGCTGAACCGCGGGACGGAGGAAAGGGGCGATATCCTCGCCATACGCATGGTTGAGGGAGGATTCAATCCTTGCGGGGGGAGGAACCACTTCCCCAGGCGTGTCGCTGGAAGATGCCGTGCAGGTTTTCCCAGTCGATGACCAGCTCGCCGCCCCCCGCCTGGTGCTGCTGTTCCCAATTGACCAGCAAGTCCAGGCAGGCATGATCGATGAATGTCAACTCATCGAAATGCACGTGGACCTGCGCGTCGGGGCGCAATTTCTCCAAGACCGCCGCCAGTTGCGGCAGACGCATGAAGGTGGCGGCGCCCTTGAGATGAATGTGGGTGACGCCGGATGCCTGCTCCTCCTCGACCTGTATTTCGAGATGGGAGAAGGAATACAGCAGCCGGGCGAGCGCTAGTCCTATTCCCACGGCGACGCCCGTGAGCAGGTCCACCATCACCACGGTGCCCAGGGTCGCGGCGTAGATGCCGGCCTCCGCCCGATCCTCGCCCCAGAGAATCCGGGCGAACTGGAGCTTGGTCAGCTTGATGCCCGTGTACACCAGCACCGCCGCCAGGGCGGCGACCGGGATCAGGCTCAACACGGCGGGCAGCAGCGCGATGAACACCAACATCCAGACGCCGTGCAGGATCGCGGAAAGCCGCGTGCGGGCGCCGGCCAATACATTCGCCGAACTACGGACGATGACGCCGGTGATCGGCAGCACGCCCAGGAGCCCGCAGAGGATATTGCCGGCGCCCTGAGCGGCCAGTTCCCGGTCATACTTGGTGCGCGGCGCGTGCCGCTGCATCGAGTCCACCGCCGTGGCGGTGAGCAGCGATTCCGCGCTGCCCACGAAGGCCAGGGACAGTCCCGCCAGCCAGATCGCGCCTTCCGTGAGCCGACCGAGCCCGGCCAGCGTCGGCCAAGTCACGGCGTCCAACAGTTGGTCGGGTACCGGCACGTACTTCAGGTCCAATTCCAGAAACGCCGCGCAGGCGGTGGCGACGACGACGCCGATGAGCGGCGCCGGCAGCAGCCTGAGCCGCTTCGGCGCGAAGGCGGTCCACAGCATGACCGTGGCGATCGTGAGCACGCCAATCAGGGCCGCGGGGCGATGGACGGTCTCCGAGATGCCTTTCCACACCGCCAGCGGCAGCGACCAGAGATTGATGAGGCCGCCGAATTCCTTGCCGGTACCCGGCGGCACATCGTCCACCATGACATGGAACTGCGAGGCGAAGATCAATACGCCGATCCCTGCCAGCATGCCCTGGATCAGCGCGGGAGACACGGCGCGGAACACCTGCCCCAGGCGGAAGAGACCGGCCGCCAGTTGGATCAGGCCGCCCAGCAGCACGATGAGGCCCAAGGTTTCGAATCCGTGTTCCTGGATGAACATCGCGACCATCACCGCCAGGCCTGCGGCCGGTCCGCTGACCTGCAACGGACTTCCGGACAAAGGACCCACCACGATGCCGCCGATGATGGCGGTGATGAGGCCCACCGAGGCCGCCTTTTCCATGGGAATGCCGGAAGCGATGGCGATACCCATGGAGAGGGGCAGGGCTACCAGAAACACCACGATGGAGGCGAGCAGATCCTCCTTCCAGGAGACGCGAAGCGTGGAGATCAACGAAGTCTGTGCGTTCATGATTCGACCCGGTCATTTTGGTTGGGTTAGCGCGTCAGCGCCTTGATGACTTTCTCGATACCCCGGCCAAGATCGTGACGGAGAGAGTGCGCGGCAAACGGCAGCGAGCGCTTCACGTAATAGAGCACATGGTTGCGGAAATGACGCAGCTTTCTGCCTACCTTGTAGCGGGGTGGCGTGTAGCCCGCTTCGCCAATCAGCGGCGTCATGTCGAGATCCCTGTAACCATGCAGAATGCAGGGGTACTCTCCGGTTTCCAGATTGCGTAGCCGGCGCGTGCCGTCGGCCCGTTGTTCCCAGTGCACATCGGGACCCCTGTCGTCGCCTGAGATGCTTCCGCATCCCGGTAACCCGCGCGTACGTACGAGGCTCTGAAAGATTGCACATCGGGTATCCAGGGCGATCCTGTCGGGATGCTGTAGGTAATATTTGGTAAGCGGCGTCTGGTCATTGCGAATTCCGGGGGCGATCAGCCTGCGTGCACCGATCAGGACATCGCGCAGTGCTCCCGCATAACCGACGATAAGTCCGGAATTGAGACGTTTATAACGCGTGGTCGGGGTTGGAAACTTGTCCGGGCTAAAGGACAAATCGTCCGTCATCATTTTATCGGCGATCCTTTGAATCCATTCGATGCTCGTGTATTCGCGGTCTGCAGAGCAGAGAACGGCATGGCCGGACTCCACAAACTTGCGGCGCACTTCCTCGACCCGTGCCATGACAAATACGTCAAACGCATCGACGCACAACACGATTTCACCGGCGGGCAACGCTTCTAGCGCTCGCGTGTAGAGTTCGGGCTTCAGGAGGAGTCCCGTCCACACCTGTCTCCAGCCAAGCACGTGCAGATCGTAACCAAAGTCGGCGCAGGTCTGCTGGAGCAAAGGAAAGTATCCCTCTGCGTCGGTAGCTACAGTAAACACCTTCATGTGACACAACAAAAACCGGCCGGGGCTGACCAGGAGGTCGAGGCAGGCATGGTCGATAATCGTCAAGCGGTAAAATGTAAACTTACGGCTGCGCCTAACCCAACCTTCGACGGCGCTAAATTTCCAAGGCGACCAGTTTGCGTTCCGGCATCGGCCGCAGCGAACGCTGTTCGGTCAGTGTCCGAAACTGGCTGCTTTCCGGGTCGTAGCCGAAGACCTGACCGGTCTCGATCTTGTAGACCCAGCCGTGCAGCTTCAGCTTGCCCTGGGCCAGCCCGGAGGCCACCACCGGGTGGGTGCGGAGGTTCTCCATCTGCGCCAGCACGTTTTCCTGGATGGTGACGTTGATGAGCGATGCGCCCTCCCGCCCGGCGTACTTGTCGCGCACGATCCGGCGGGTGGATTCTGCGTGGGACAGCCATTGGGTCAGGGCTGGAAAATCGCGGCTCGAAGGCGGCTCAAGCAGTCCTTTCATGGCACCGCAATGGGAATGGCCGCAGACGATGATGTCCTTGACACCCAGCCCAGCGACGGCGAATTCGATGGTGGCCGCCTCACCGCCCTGCCCCGCGCCGTACGGGGGCACAATGTTGCCGGCGTTGCGGAGGATGAAGAGCTCGCCCGGCTCGGTCTGAGTGATCAGGTTCGGGTTGATGCGCGAGTCCGAACAGGTGATGAACAGTACTTCGGGTGACTGCCCCTGGGCGAGACGCTCGAACAGTTCGCGCTGGGAACCGAAGATCGTGGTCTGGAAATGATGGAGACCCTGTATCAGCTTTTGCATAGATTTTCCTCGTAAACGGGGTTGACGGCCTACAGATTACCGATGATCATTGATATCGTAAATTAGAATATATCTATATTTGATATCGTAATTTTCGATATTTTACTATTATGGAGCAATTGAACTACAAGCACCTTTATTATTTCTGGAATGTAGCTAAGGAAGGCGGCATCTCTCGCGCGTGCGAAAAACTGCACTTGGCACAACCCACTATCAGCGGTCAATTGGCGGTGTTCGAACAGGAGATCGGCGAAAAGCTCTTCTACAAGAACGGACGCAAACTGGCGCTGACCGATACTGGGCGTGCTGTATTTCACTATGCAGAGGAAATCTTCGCGCTCGGACGGGAGCTGACCAACACCCTCAAGGGCCGGCCCGCCGGACGGGGGCTGCGCCTCAGTGTGGGTGTGGCGGACGCCCTGCCCAAGCTGGTCGCCTATCGCCTCATCGAGCCGGCTCTTCACTTGGCGGAACCGGTACAGCTGCTCTGTTATGAAGACAAGGCGGAGCGTCTGCTGGCGGAAATTTCACTGCACGGCATCGACATGGTGCTGTCGGACGTACCGGCCCCGCCTTCGACGGGCGCCCACGCGTTCAACCACCTGCTGGGGGAATGCGCCGTGGCGGTTTTTGGAATTCGGCCGCTGGCCGCACGCTATGCCGAGGACTTTCCTCGCTCCCTTGACGGCGCGCCGTTTCTGCTGCCGACGGCGAACACCGCGTTGCGGCGCTCGCTCGATCAATGGTTCGATGCCGAGGGACTACATGCTGAAATAAAGGCAGAAATCGAAGACAGCGCCTTGCTCAAGACTTTCGCCTCTGCCGGAGTCGGATTGTTTGTCGCGCCGGTCGTGGTGGAGCACGAGATTCAGCGACAGTACAACGTACAGGTCATCGGCCGGATCGACGCAGTGCAGGAACGGTACTATGCCGTTACCATGAGCAGGAGGCTGAAGCATCCCGCCGTGAGTGCCATCCTGGATAACGCGCGGGCAAGCTTGTTTTGACTTGGCAAACAATGCACCGGGACAACCGAGCCTTCAAAGGCGCAGCGTATCGATACGCTGCATCGTCGTGGTGTCTGAAGTTCGCGGAAGAGACAATCAATCGTTATCGAGCAAACGCCGGCCTACGCCATGAAAAACAAACAACCGGATCGACGAGCGGTCCCCTCGCCAAACCCATGGCATCAATTCGCCTCCGACGAGGTGCTCAAGAGACTCGACAGCGATTCCCGCCACGGTTTGGCGGAACAGGAAGCGGAACGGCGCCTTCAGCGTTTCGGCCCAAACCTGCTGATGCCGAAGAGGGGCAAGCCGGTCTGGTTGCTTTTCTTGTCGCAGTTTCACCAGCCGCTGGTTTACATCCTTCTGGCGGCCGCGGCGGTCACTGCGTCATTGCAGGAATGGGTAGATTCCGGCGTGATCTTCGGTGTGGTGTTGGTGAACGCCGTGATCGGCTTCATCCAGGAGGCCAACGCCCTGAAGGCCATCGAAGCGCTCTCACGCAGTCTCAGCATCTCCGCCACCGTTTTGCGCGACGGGTCGCGGCGCGTCATTCCGGCCACGGAATTGGTGCCGGGAGACATCGTGTTTCTCCTCTCCGGAGACAAGGTGCCAGCGGATCTGCGCCTGTTGCGTGTAAAGGAGTTGCAGATCGATGAGTCGGCGCTGACCGGGGAATCGGTGCCGGTGGAAAAGCGCACGGAGGCACTCGCCGTGGAGACCCCTCTGGCCGATCGCAACGACATGGCCTATTCCTCCACGCTGGTGACCTATGGCAGCGGCATCGGCTTGGTAGTGGAGACCGGCGATCGCACCGAGATCGGCCGGATCAATCAGATGATCGCGACGGCTACGGAACTGGAGACGCCGCTGACGCAAAAGATTTCCCATTTCAGCAAGCTCTTGATGTGGGTCATCTTGGGGTTTGCCGCGATCACCTTTCTGGTGGGTTGGCTGCGCGGCGAATCGGCCCTGGAGATGTTCATGGCCTCGGTCGCCCTGGCGGTGGGGGCGATCCCGGAAGGGCTGCCGGCCGCCTTGACCATCACGCTGGCCATCGGCGTGTCGCGCATGGCGAGGCGCAACGCCATCATCCGCAAGCTGCCCGCGGTGGAAACCCTGGGGAGCACCACGGTGATCTGCTCCGACAAGACCGGCACCCTCACCCAGAATCAGATGACCGTGCTGGCCATTTATGCTGGGGGCGCGCAGTTCGAGGTAACCGGCAGCGGCTACGTGCCCGAGGGTGAATTCCGGCAGCACGGACAGACCATCGATCCCCGCCGCCATGAAGCGTTGATGGAATGCCTGCGAGCGGGCCTGTTATGCAATGACGCGCGACTGGTTGGCGATGCTGAGGGCTGGCGTATCGAAGGCGATCCGACGGAAGGCGCCTTGTTGGTTTCAGCGCACAAGGCGGACCTATACCATGCCGAGGTCGCAGAGGCGCATCCCCGCCTGGACGCCATTCCCTTCGAATCCCAGTACCAGTTCATGGCAACGCTCCATCATAATCGGGCGCTGGATGCGCGCCATGTCTACGTGAAGGGCTCGGTGGAAAGCATCCTGCGCCGTTGCGATGCCGCTTTCGACGCGTGCATGAACAGGATTCCCCTGGACACGGCGGCTATTCACGCCCAAGTGGAAGAACTGGCTGCGCGTGGGCTGCGCGTCTTGGCCTTCGCCCGCGGCGACCGTCCAACTGACGATGACAGCGTGGATCATCACGAGATTCGGGAGGGCCTCGTGTTTCTGGGCCTGCAAGGGATGATCGACCCGCCGCGGCCGGAGGCACTACGCGCGGTCGCCGCTTGTCAGGCGGCCGGTATCCGCGTGAAGATGATCACCGGCGACCATCCCGGCACGGCGCGGGCCATCGCGCGAGAGCTGGGCTTGGTGCGACCGGGGCGGCTGCACCGGCTGTTCGGCATCGCGCCGGCCGCCCGGGTGCTCACTGGCGCCGAATTGCAGACACTGGACGATGAAGCCTACCGGAACCTGGTGGAAGCGTGTGACATTTACGCCCGCGTCGCGCCCGAGCAGAAGCTTGAACTGGTGCGGGCGCTGCAGGCGCAGGGACAGGTGGTCGCGATGACCGGCGACGGAGTCAACGACGCGCCGGCCCTGCGCCAGGCCGATATCGGCGTGGCCATGGGCAAGGCCGGCACCGAGGTGGCCAAGGAAGCCGCCGCGATGGTGCTGACCGATGACAATTTCGCCACCCTCGAGGCGGCGGTGGAGGAAGGGCGCGGGGTATTCGACAACCTGGTGAAGTTCATCACTTGGACCTTACCTACCAATGTGGGGGAAGGTCTGGTCATCATCGCAGCGGTGTTCGCCGGCGTCGCCCTGCCCATCCTGCCGGTGCAGATTCTATGGATCAACATGAGCACTGCCGTGCTGCTCGGCCTGATGCTGGCCTTCGAACCCAAGGAGCCCGGCATCATGCGCCGCCACCCGCGCGACCCGGGCCAGCCGATCCTGACGCGGCATCTGGTGTTCCGCGTCGGCCTAGTGGGCATCATGTTGTTGGCCGGCGCCTTCGGCTTGTTCGAATGGGAACTGTCCCACGGGGAAAGTTTGATCGCGGCGCGGACCGTCGCGGTCAATGTGTTCGTGTTCGGCGGACTCTTCTATCTGTTCAACTGCCGCTCGCTCCGCTATTCCATGTTCCATGTCGGCGTGTTCTCGAACCTCTGGGTCCTGTTCGGTGTCTCTTCCATGGCGGCCTTGCAGGTGCTGTTCACCTACTGGCCTCCGATGAACCGGCTGTTCCACAGCGGACCGATCGGCCATGATGAATGGTTGCTGATCCTGTCGGTCGGCTTGGCAATCCATGCGGCAGTGGGACTGGAGAAATGGATTGGCCGGCGTTGGCTTTCCGCGCGTTGAAGATGACGAGGATTTGATTCTCGGGACTGATGGTCGAAGCTACCAGGCGCATTACGGATCGTTACGATCAATTACGAACGGGACACTGCGACGAGTCCTTACGGTTCGATCTCCATCAGCACTTCGTTGGGATTGACACGTTCCCCCTTCCGCACATGGATTCTGGTGACGGTGCCGGAGATGGGGGCCTGGATCTGCGTCTCCATCTTCATCGCCTCGGTGACCAGCACGCCGTCGCCCGCCGCTACCTTGTCTCCCGTCGCCACCAGGATTTCGACGATGTTGCCGGGCATGGTGGTGACCACGTCGCCCGGCTTGCTCGGGGCCGAACGTCCACCGGTCGCGGATTCGCGCTTGTATCCGCTGAGCACTTCCAGGTCGATTTCCTGGGGCACGCCGTCCAGGGTGATGTAGAAACGCCGGTGGCGCTGGTCGCCGATGTTGGCGCCAGTAATCTGCACGTCGTAGATTTCTCCATGCACTGATACCTTGAATTCGGTGGGCGCGATGCGTTCCCCGGACGGGGCGGCGATGGCGGTCTGGGGCGATGCGAGCGGTTCGGGGCTCAACCGGCCTTCGCGGCGCTCTTTGAGGAAGGTTCTGGCCACCTCGGGGAACATGGCGAAGGACATGACGTCGGTGTCGCGTTCAGCCAGGTCGCCGATTTCACTGCGCAGGATTTCCAGCTCCGGCTTCAGCAAGTCGGCGGGGCGGGCATCGATGACCGCTTCCTGGCCGATGGCGCGGCGTCGCAGCTCCACGTCGACCGGCGCCGGCGGCTGGCCGTAGCCGCCCTGCAGGTAGCGCTTCACCTCGTTGGTGATGGTCTTGTAGCGCTCGCCGGTGACCACGTTCAACACCGCCTGGGTGCCGACGATCTGCGAGGTGGGCGTGACCAGGGGCGGATAGCCCAGATCGCGCCGTACCCTGGGAATTTCCGCGAAGACTTCCTGAATGCGATCAAGGGCACCCTGTTCCTCCAGTTGTTTGGCCAGGTTGGACATCATACCGCCCGGCACCTGGTTGACCTGCACCCGCGTATCCACGCCGGTGAACTCGCTCTCGAACTGACGGTATTTCTTGCGCACCTGAGCGAAATAGGCCGAGACTTCCTGCAGCGCCGCCAGATCCAGGCCGGTGTCGTACTCGGTGCCGCGCAGCGCCGCCACCATGCTTTCCGTGGGCGGATGGCTGGTGCCGCCGGCGAAGGCCGACAGGGCGGTGTCGATATGCCGGCAGCCGGCCTCGATCGCCTTGAGCTGACACATCTCGGCCAGGCCGGCGGTCGCGTGGCTGTGCAGGAACAAGGGGACGTCTATGTGTTCGCGCAAGTGCCGCACCAGCTCGGCGGTGGCGTGCGGCGTCAGCAGGCCCGCCATGTCCTTGATGGCGATGCTGTCCGCGCCCATCTCGACCAACTCGTTGGCCAGCTTCACGTACAGGGCGGTGGTATGCACCGGACTGACGGTGTAGCAGATCGTGCCTTGCGCATGCTTGCCCTGCTCCTTGACGGCGGTCAGTGCCGTCCGCAGGTTGCGGACGTCGTTGAGGGCGTCGAACACGCGGAACACGTCGATGCCCTCGCGCGCTGCCAGGCGCACGAACTCGCGCACCACGTCGTCGGGGTAATGGCGGTAACCGAGCAGGTTCTGTCCACGCAGCAGCATCTGCAGGCGCGTGTTGGGCAGAGCCTCGCGCAGCTTCCGCAGCCGTTCCCACGGGTCTTCCTTGAGAAATCTCAGACAGGCGTCGAAGGTGGCGCCGCCCCAGACTTCCAGCGACCAGAAGCCGATCCGGTCCAACTGCGGGCAGACCGGCAGCATGTCTTCGGTGCGCAGGCGGGTGGCGATGAGTGACTGGTGGGCATCCCGGAGGGTGGTGTCGGTCAGGTAAACCTTGGTCATCGAGCTTTCTCCGCGTCGTCAAAGTCCCACGTGCGCGGCGATGGCGGCGGCGATGGCGAGCGTGGCCTCGTCCGGGCTGCGCTTGAGGGAGTAATGGGTCAGTTCCGGGTGGGCCGCCAGGAAGCCGGTGTCGAACCGACCGGCCTGAAAGTCCGGGTGATCGAGGATTTCCTGGTAGAAGGGGATGGTGGTGCGCACGCCGCCGATCACCATGTCGTTCAGGGCTCGCCGGCCGCGGGCGACGGCCTCGGGCCAGGTGCGTCCCCAGACGATCACCTTGGCGACCATGGAGTCGTAGTGCGGGGGAATCTGGTAACCGGTGTAGATGGCGGTGTCGGTGCGCACGCCGGGGCCGCCCGGCGCGTAATAGCGGGTCAGCCGGCCGAAGCTGGGGAGAAAATCGTTTTTCGGGTCTTCCACGTTGATGCGGAACTGGATGGCGTAGCCGCGCGGCTGCACCTCTTCCGGGGTGAAGCTGAGCGGATGGCCTTCGGCGATGCGGATCTGTTCCTTGACGATGTCGATTCCGGTGATTTCCTCGGTGATGGTGTGCTCGACCTGCACGCGCGTGTTCATCTCCATGAAGTAGAACTCACCCTCGGCGGTCAGCAGGAATTCGACCGTGCCGGCGTTCTCGTAGTTCACCGCCCTGGCCGCGCGCGCCGCCAGTTCGCCGAGCCGTTCGCGCTGTTCGGAGGTCAACTGGGGCGAGGGGGCGATCTCGATCAGCTTCTGGTTACGGCGCTGGATGGAGCAGTCGCGTTCGAACAGGTGCGCCACGTTGCCGTGGCGGTCGGCCAGGATCTGCACCTCGATGTGGCGCGGGTCGACGATGCATTTCTCCAAAAACACGGAGGCCGAGCCGAAGGCCTTGGTGGCTTCGGAAATCACCCGCTGGTAGTTCTGTCTGAGCTCCTCGTCGTCGTTGCAGCGGCGGATGCCGCGTCCGCCGCCCCCCGAAGTGGCCTTGAGCATCACCGGATAGCCGACGCGCGCGGCTTCTTCCAGGGCCTCGTCGAGGCTGCCGAGGTTGCCTTCGCTGCCCGGCGTGACCGGCACGCCGGCAGCGATCATGGTTCGGCGCGCTTCGGTCTTGTCGCCCATGGCCTGGATGACTCCTGCCGCAGGACCGATGAAGCAAACGCCGCGCAGCGCGCAGATCCTGGCCAGTTCGGGATTCTCCGAGAGGAAGCCGTAGCCCGGATGGATCGCGTCGCAACCGGTTTCCACCGCCAGATTGACGATGCGATGCGGATTCAGATAACCGGCCAGTTCCTCACTGCCGATGCAGTAGGCCTCATCGGCCTTCTTCACGTGCAGCGAGAACCGGTCGGCCTCGGAGAAAATGGCCACGGAACGGATGCCCATCTCCGCGCAGGCGCGGATGATGCGCACCGCGATTTCGCCGCGGTTGGCGATCAGAATTTTCTTGATCATCCTTCTGGTTTTCGGTGATTTGATTAGGTCTGAGGGTAAAACGGATTCCGATCCGTGGGCGGAACAGGCGGAAATCCGCAGCATTATATATTCGTGACCTGATTCTAGGGTCAAGGATTGCAGTAGCCGCAATATCGGGCCGGGGCATAGGCCCGCTCCTGCTCCACCAGCACCCGATGTTCGCAACGGACACAGCGGTGAATGTCCGCCTTCGCCTCACGGGTCGGGGCGCCGCAGTCCTCGCAGGGCAGCCCCGGAACGGGCGCTGCCCGGTAAAATCCCGGCGCGCCGCAGGCGGGACAAAAGGACGTGAGGCGCCGGGCCAGATCTTCGGCAGCCAGCCGGATGTTTTCCAGGCGAGTCGGATTGGCGAACGCGCGCATATCGGTCTCGACGAAGGCGCGCCGGTTCGGCGCCCAGGTCACCGCTTCCCGCAGGCTGGACCAGTTCGCCAGCCCTTTGTGGAATAGGGAGTGATTTTCGTCCTCCGGACGGACCACCAGGCGATGTTCGGGGAATCCTGCCGAGCGGGCGAAATCCTCGGCCTCCTCGAACGTTTCGACCTGCCGGTGGGACAAATTGGTCTTGCCGCCCGAGGCTGCGACGATCTCGATGCCG encodes the following:
- a CDS encoding acetyl-CoA carboxylase biotin carboxylase subunit; amino-acid sequence: MIKKILIANRGEIAVRIIRACAEMGIRSVAIFSEADRFSLHVKKADEAYCIGSEELAGYLNPHRIVNLAVETGCDAIHPGYGFLSENPELARICALRGVCFIGPAAGVIQAMGDKTEARRTMIAAGVPVTPGSEGNLGSLDEALEEAARVGYPVMLKATSGGGGRGIRRCNDDEELRQNYQRVISEATKAFGSASVFLEKCIVDPRHIEVQILADRHGNVAHLFERDCSIQRRNQKLIEIAPSPQLTSEQRERLGELAARAARAVNYENAGTVEFLLTAEGEFYFMEMNTRVQVEHTITEEITGIDIVKEQIRIAEGHPLSFTPEEVQPRGYAIQFRINVEDPKNDFLPSFGRLTRYYAPGGPGVRTDTAIYTGYQIPPHYDSMVAKVIVWGRTWPEAVARGRRALNDMVIGGVRTTIPFYQEILDHPDFQAGRFDTGFLAAHPELTHYSLKRSPDEATLAIAAAIAAHVGL
- a CDS encoding DUF6671 family protein — protein: MNEKAHPPSSNARDGCYRNQRVALLTQHGKEGVIAPALERPLGCRVERVEGFDTDLLGTFTRDITRAGTQLEAARKKARIGMELSGLSIGIASEGAFGPDPLTGMLPWNEEILIWIDDRLGIEIVAASGGKTNLSHRQVETFEEAEDFARSAGFPEHRLVVRPEDENHSLFHKGLANWSSLREAVTWAPNRRAFVETDMRAFANPTRLENIRLAAEDLARRLTSFCPACGAPGFYRAAPVPGLPCEDCGAPTREAKADIHRCVRCEHRVLVEQERAYAPARYCGYCNP